A single window of Chloracidobacterium sp. DNA harbors:
- the trmD gene encoding tRNA (guanosine(37)-N1)-methyltransferase TrmD, with translation MKIDVLTIFPEFFGQAFDFGIIRRAKLAGIVEINVHDIREYAVDKHKMVDDRPFGGGDGMVLKPEPIFAAIENLIGTSDRDAYPEGTRVVMLSPQGRQLKQAVAKEFADAAEHIVMICGRYEGVDERVNDLLVTDELSIGDYVLSGGEPAAIVIADSIVRLLPGALGSDTSAANDSFSDGLLDCPHYTRPAEFRGMSVPEVLLNGNHAEIEKWRRAKALEKTRLNRIDLLTGENGDM, from the coding sequence GTGAAAATTGATGTATTAACAATTTTCCCAGAGTTTTTTGGCCAAGCCTTTGATTTCGGCATTATTCGCCGGGCAAAGCTTGCCGGAATAGTCGAGATAAACGTCCACGATATCCGCGAGTATGCGGTCGATAAACACAAAATGGTCGATGATCGGCCATTTGGCGGCGGCGACGGGATGGTCTTAAAACCCGAACCGATATTCGCCGCGATTGAAAATTTGATAGGAACGAGCGATCGTGACGCTTACCCCGAAGGGACGCGCGTCGTGATGCTGTCGCCTCAGGGCCGGCAACTCAAGCAAGCTGTGGCAAAGGAGTTTGCCGATGCCGCGGAGCACATCGTGATGATCTGCGGACGGTACGAGGGCGTTGACGAACGCGTCAACGATCTGCTTGTGACGGACGAGTTGTCCATCGGCGACTATGTGCTCTCGGGCGGCGAACCCGCGGCGATCGTCATCGCCGACAGCATCGTCAGGCTTTTGCCGGGTGCACTAGGCAGTGATACATCGGCCGCCAATGACTCGTTCAGCGACGGTTTGCTCGATTGCCCGCATTACACGCGGCCGGCCGAGTTTAGGGGAATGTCGGTTCCCGAAGTTTTACTTAACGGCAATCATGCCGAAATTGAAAAATGGCGCCGGGCTAAGGCGCTCGAAAAAACGAGACTAAATCGTATTGATCTTTTAACAGGAGAAAATGGTGATATGTGA
- the rplS gene encoding 50S ribosomal protein L19, with translation MNRLDSVEKTQMKETVPVFQPGDTLRVHVRIKEGNKERLQAFEGICIARKHGGVRETLTVRKISFGVGVERIFPLHATVIDHIDVIRHGKVRRAKLYYLRDLRGKAARIKERDTRGKAKKA, from the coding sequence ATGAACAGACTAGATAGCGTCGAAAAGACACAGATGAAAGAGACCGTACCGGTTTTTCAGCCGGGCGATACACTTCGCGTACACGTACGCATTAAGGAAGGCAATAAAGAGCGCCTTCAGGCGTTTGAGGGTATCTGCATCGCCCGCAAGCACGGCGGCGTCCGCGAGACCCTGACCGTCCGCAAGATCAGCTTTGGCGTCGGCGTCGAGCGTATCTTCCCGCTGCACGCAACGGTGATCGACCACATCGACGTCATTCGTCACGGTAAAGTGCGTCGTGCCAAGCTCTATTACCTTCGCGATCTGCGTGGTAAGGCAGCACGTATCAAGGAACGCGATACACGCGGCAAGGCTAAGAAAGCCTAG
- a CDS encoding ribonuclease HII, whose translation MFDDVVIDGIGLAFEQNAVSEGHLFVAGVDEVGRGCLAGPVVAAACILDIARPFPAGLDDSKKLTEKKRDTIAAELKQTCVAYAIGQVEADEIDRINILEATKRAMLLAIAGLVPAADYLLIDALHLKQSDLPQKAIIKGDSISASIAAASILAKTYRDDLMKAYDIEFPQYGFAGHKGYGAVTHFAALRIHGPCHLHRRSFRGVLQD comes from the coding sequence TTGTTTGACGATGTCGTTATCGACGGTATCGGTCTCGCATTTGAGCAAAATGCCGTCAGCGAAGGCCACCTTTTCGTCGCGGGTGTGGACGAGGTCGGCCGCGGATGTCTTGCCGGCCCCGTCGTGGCTGCGGCGTGCATCCTCGACATCGCCAGGCCGTTTCCCGCCGGTCTCGACGATTCGAAAAAGCTGACCGAGAAAAAACGCGACACCATCGCCGCCGAACTCAAACAAACCTGCGTCGCTTATGCGATCGGCCAGGTCGAGGCGGACGAGATCGATCGCATCAACATCCTCGAGGCGACAAAACGAGCGATGCTGCTCGCGATCGCCGGACTTGTCCCCGCCGCCGATTACCTTCTGATCGACGCGCTCCATCTCAAACAAAGCGATTTGCCGCAAAAGGCGATCATCAAGGGCGACTCGATCTCGGCCTCGATCGCTGCCGCATCAATACTCGCCAAAACCTACCGCGACGATCTGATGAAGGCATACGACATCGAATTTCCCCAATACGGCTTCGCCGGCCACAAAGGCTACGGAGCCGTCACCCACTTTGCCGCCTTACGCATACACGGCCCGTGTCACCTTCATCGCAGATCATTTCGCGGTGTCCTACAGGACTAG